TATGACATCTTACCAACTGATCATTTAAACCCTAACGGGTGACCATATTTACAGTGATTCACAAATAAAACAGCTGACTATATATTCCTATCAAATGATTATTTCATCGTATAGTCTTACTCTTTACTGATGTTTTGGCcaaatattataataaaaggTAAGCAGCACGGGTGTTAAATAGCTATTTATAATCTcattatgtttttttattataaaaggaaTGCGTCATTCTGACTCTGAGCTGGCAGAGAAAAATCCACTTCTCCCAGCATTTTAAAAGCTTGCTGTACCATTTTTCTCCAACTTGGCAGCCCGTGGGACTAGAATGTATGAGTTGTATGTCAGATGCATACTAATAGGTCTGCCAAGTGCTTTCTGCCAAAGACGTTGCTGGCTTCGTGGTTATAATTGGTCTGCTTATCACTCTCATGCAAAATTGCTCAAAGCCTTGGGTGAGAACTTTCCTTTTGTGTCCGTTATTTCTTAGAGACTCAGAGGCGTTCTTCTTCTTTGCTATTgccctttctcttttgagacagactccatttattccaggctagccttaaatacTGCTACGTAGTCAATAtatgaccttaaacttcttacCCTCCTATGTTTGCCTCCTGAATCCTGAGGTTGCAGGATTTCACCCTCCTACTTTATTGAGAGTTGGGATAGAGCCCAGGTCTTTTTGAAAACTCTGTCAACTGCACTACAGCCCTCTTCCTCAGCAATTGTTTTCACAATGATAAAATAATAGTGTCTTGGCTACTGTATGTGAATTGGACCACCAGTGAGgtctattttcttttcattccttatCTACTTTTACATATTATCTTCCTTATATTTGGCTATCTTTACAGCATTAGTTTCACAAGGACCAGGATTTTTGGTGGGTTTGTTCATTATTGTATATCTCCAGTGCCTAAAGCAACTCCAGCTCTGTGGTTAGCTTCTGATAACTAACCATTGgttcaatgaagaaaaaagaaagcactcAGGGGCTGGCTAAAGTGCAAACAAGCCTGATTTTTGATCTCCTGGGCCCACAAGGTAgaatgagagaactgactcccaaaagttgttttCTGATGTGTCATGCACATAgcctaaaataaatgaaatttaaaaattcagataaATTACAGAGCCTGAATTTGAACCTTGTCTGTCTGATACTAGGTCTGTGTACTCATTCACTGAGTTAAAAATGGCCTCACTGGTGCTAATTCAGACTTAGTATTGTTTGCCTCCTAGTCTGTAACAGGCTGTTCTCGACTCCACTGTGGTTTGGCTTCTCTTATATCTAACCAAAGAGCTTATAAAATTAGAAGAAAACCATGGTATAGACTTCCATCATGACTTTGGGATGAGCTCTTGTCCCATGAGCCTTGGAAATACTGATCTGTTTTTTTCTGGCATACAATCTTTAGTTTCCTGTAGGAAAGCCATTGTTTCCATACCCATTCTGACTTGACCTCCCCAGGTGGACTGCTGCCATATATGAAGAAGTTGGTCAGTAACCTATCTTCAGTGAGGATATTCATGTCAGAAAAAGAGGAAGGCTCCTTGAGCAGggtgggcccaggcctctttctACCACAGTAGGAagttttctctagtttctttttgcTATCTACAGGCCGCTGTCTCTAGAATAGCCGAGGTACCTTAAGTTATATGGAATCCCATCAttcaagattctttttttttttttttttttttttttggtcagttctgggaactgaagctCTTCAGATCTTGAAGACTTGCAATCTTTTTTGGTAATCACAAACATTTTGAGGAAAATTAAGATTTGAGGTTTCCACAAATGGGCCTCTCTAGGAAGGTTAAGACAATTGAGCCTGAGAAAGATTCTCAAGGTGAAGGGGCAGGAGCAGGGCTTGATAGATCACTAATGTGtgggaaggatggagaggaggcaGCTGATGGAATAGCACAGGAAAAAGAATGTTACTCCTTGCTGAGGATGTTGGAACAGTATCTTTGTCTGCTTGGTTACACATAcccacttaagaaaaaaaaaatctctggaacCAAGAACAGAGGATGAATGAATAATCGTGATTAACTGTCTTTGTGACACTTAGTATAACTTAGTGGGTGGCAGCATAATTAGAAACAACCATATACGGAGCCACAAAGGGAATTTAGCTGTCCCTGTGTCTCTGTTGTTAGAGTCTCTTTATTCTTCTAGTTGACAAACTGACAAACGTCAGGGAACTGTAGATGGCAACGCTGGGACTTGGGCCTCTCTCTGTAATCCCAAAGTttctgacaatttttttaaaaaggattaaaCCACTGGACAGGTAAAATAAAGGAAGACCCATTCCTCAGTTTATAGCTTTAATTTCTTGTCAGTTCAGACGTTAATTattatgcttttgtttgttggtcTTAGATGTGTTCTAGTTGTTCTGTCTTAACTTTTCTTCCAAGACTCCCTGTTTCAGGCATGAACTGTGCATCAACCATACAAGCAACATGGAATGCCTTTCTGTTCTAGAAGTTAGTGTTTCATGGGCTCACAAGATTGCTCAGATGCTAAAGGTATCTGCTGTTAAGTACAATAGGCTGGCTGAGTTTCATCCCTGGTTCCAACATAGAGTAAAGAGAACTAGTTGTCCTCtgttctccacacacacacacacacacacactcacacacacactcaatcaACCATCAAATAAATTCAATAAAAGTGTGTGCTGTGAACactcaaaaaggaaaagaggaatggagaggaggggaagggaggagagaggaggaaaggagagggggaaaacTGGAAGGGAGGGTAAGGGatgggaagagagggaaaagaaagggaagaggaaggaagaaaagggaagagaaagggaagacaaTGAATGAACTACTTGAAAAGTTTTCAGGGTAGGGATGCTGCTCAGCGGTAGATTGCTTGTGCAGCGTGCACAGTGCCTTGTCTTACATCTCAGCAGTGCTTGACAAACAAATAGCAAGGAggtgaaacaaaaccaaacctgcAGGATTCACCACAGACGATGTACTGATAAATGGTGCAGTCTGTTGGGGGAGATTAACGTGAAAAGTCTTAGGGTGTTAGAATAACCTGGGAAGACCATGGGATTCACGTGATAAAGAGAGTGACCTCCTTAGTTGCTAACCTTTGAAACTGCAGCCCCTCAGATCTTGCTGCACATCCTGAGGATTATGCCATGAGTGATCCTGCTCAAGGAGGTAGGTAGTGGTGTTCTCACATCTCATTCTAGGGTGAAAACACAGCTGCTTAAGTTCAAATTTGGTTCTCTCATTTTAAGGGTGTGTCAGTGGTGAGGACGTAGCTCAGTTTGCAGAGTTCTGGGCTCTTTCCCTCCAAGATGGCATaaactgtaatcctagcacttaggagatgGAAGCATGACAATCAGGAGCGCATCCTCCTGATCACCTGACCACAGGAGacccaatctcagcagctaacaagCGATCCCACCAACCAACTGACTGAACAACTGACTTTGTAATCTCACTCCATAggattatggaaaaaaataaatagaacaaaACGAAGACATTTTCAAAGAGTGttcctaagagaaaaaaaattatgcatTTGAAAAGCCAGGTCACTTACTTTTTATTTGCATTGTCAACACAGACAAGTACATAATTGTAAGTGGAAGTCAAACTCTTCCCATCAAGAGTTCTTTGATTTACagctttttcaaaattttaatcgGACTCAGATAACTGTCTGCCCTCATCTGGAAACATTCTGTTTTTTGCTAAAGTTGttcatcattatttttgtttctcctttgttTTGAACTTAGAAACTGCTGAAAAAACATGCTTGAGAAAAGTCCCATATCACCTCCGTCTGAGTCAGCAGGTGGTCCTTGTTCCTAATTCCCTCCACacagttttgttttctcattctaCAGGTTTTCAAATTTCCCAGTGATTTCAGCAGACTTTGTCAGAACTGCTTCAAATGCCAGCTCAGCTCCCCGCTTTGAAGTGTGTGGAGTGAAACCACACAGAGCATTCCAGCAGTAATGAGCAGAAGGCCTTGCTTTCATGTGTACATGACCTTCACCTTAACAGCCTGAGATAAGGACTTGTGTTGACAAGAGTTTGCTAACACATCATTGTGATGACACATCCTGTCAGCTGTCTACAGTCAGTTCTCTAACAACAGTATCCTTATTGGCTGTTGGGCACTCTCTTGAGGAACGGATCTCTAATCTTCTGAtgaatttttctctatttctgtttaAAATAAAGAACATGAACTGACATCAACTTTTTGCGATTTTGCTCTTTGTTGTTCTTGAATGGAAGAATAAGTTAATAAATCATAAAAGCTGTTTGATAATAAGTATTGAAGTTGAGAAGTAgtgatgtttatttttgtttttcattaaagtATTTCTTCTGGAGAGAGGTTATGTTGTAACGAACCAACACAATATTTCACACACATGATCACAGTACTTACAAAGCCAAGCTAGGAGGATTGTCTACTGTAGTATCCACTGTAGATTAAATAAATCAGTCTGAAGGATGTGTGGCACTGTGGGTTGGGATGAGTTCAAAGTCCTTCTGGGATACATAGTGACCTCCAAGCTTCCTGGGCTACAGTGTACAATTTCCAAAGTATCTGCTTGGGTTATTGCAGGGAGTAAATGCCTTTTAAATCTGATGGGAAGTAATCCCTCAAAACATAGTCCTAATTATGTCCATAGTACATGGTCCTAACCATTACAGTGGCTGCATTCCACCAGAGTCCAGGTACAGGAGCTTGGACATGTAGGAAATTCGTATAGGTCTCCACAGCCATCAAAAGATTATGCCAGGATACTGAAATGCCAGCTTGGGACTCAATCAGCTACAGTGTCTCAAAGACTTCAAGCTTCATTCTGGTACATTTCTGAGACCAGCAAGGGGATGCAGCAAGGATCCTCACTGCTGTTGCTCAGGACAGAATATAGTTGAGAACTCATCAGCCTATAAACCTTTTGCAAACAGGACTTTGTCTCTCTTTATGGGAATAAACATCTCACTTTGCTATTCTTATTACCTGAAAAACTCAGAGTGGCTGGTTTTCctacaaaaggaagaaaacattttgGCCCAGTGAAGTGAAAATACACTAACCTCTGCTTCTCACACTATATCCATAAATATGCTGAGACCATTTATTTTGCCAGATGGGTTTTGGTATCCCCCACTGAAACTAGAGACACCCTCATTTTCCATTCCCCTCAGATTCTGCCACAAACCACActtaggaagaagaaaaaaaaaaaaagacatgtaaGCATGTTTAACTTCGACTCAATAGGAAGTTAACACACATCCCTGAGTCATGACTCATAGTTATGGTCTATAAAATAGAAGGTGCTTGTCCCGGGAAGGTTATACTCAGCCACTGCTGCTCACCATGCGTTCAGCTATCCTGGCCACCGCTGCCTTCTTCTTGTTGAGCTGGACTCACTGTTggtccctgccccttcccaatagtgatgatgatgatgatgacttgTCTGAGGAAGACCTCGACTTTGCAGAGGTACAATATTCTGCCAAGCCTGGCATTGTAGGGCATCTCTAAAGTCTTATTTCTCTTAAGAGTGTGTTGTTTTGGTCTCTTTTCTAGCACTACCTGAAGTCCTACTATCATCCTGTGACTCTTGCGGGCATCCTGAAGAAGTCTGCAGTGACCTCCACAGTTGATAGGCTCCGAGAAATGCAGTCTTTCTTTGGCCTAGAGGTGACTGGCAAACTGGATGAGCCCACCTTAGACATCATGAGAAAACCAAGATGCGGAGTCCCTGATGTGGGTGAATACAATGTTTTCCCTCGAACTCTCAAATGGTCCCAAACGAATCTGACTTACAGGTAAAGCACAGCTTTTAGCTCCCTCTCCTGTGTTTGTCTTCCCTTCTAAGTGTCTGACATTAAGCGGGCCTGGAGTATTTAATTGGAAGTTCAGGACTAGCTTTAATACAAAGTTAAGAAGCATAGAAGTAAGTTATATTtagtgttggatttttttcatttttctacaaaaGTAAAAAATCTTATATTACACTTAGTATTTCTAAAAATAGTTCTATAAGTCATTGTTaaacattaaaatgaataaattagttTAATAAGATCTATTATCTTAGCGCTAGCCTCAACATTATTCTTCAGTAAATGCCTCAAgatatttcttttagaaatgaaaCCACAAGTCAGGCAGAGATTCTAGAAAATCTGCTGTGTTTACGATGAAGCTCCTGACGATAgagggtttcatttttttttccccaaaaactCTTTAGTGCCGCCTTGTTTGGTTCCAAATTTCAGCATGTAAACAGATTATATTTGagtattttaaattaagatgCCAAGTACTCACTTATTTGGTACTGTTTAAATATTTGAGAGAACTCTTGAATTTTATTCTTGTAAAGTATCTATTATAcctgaaagaattttttttttgtagttgttgtttgtttgtttgagacaggatttttctgtgtagccttgactgtcctgtactcactctgtagaccaggctggccttgaactcacagagatccgcctgcctctgcctctctgagtgctgggatcacaggcgtgcccCATTGTGCCTGGCCCCTCACAGAACTTTCAAAGGAGCCATTTCCAGTTGAAACGTGATGTTCTAAGAAAGCGTATTTTAAAAACAGTTCTATTATTTGAAAATGTAACTGACACTTCCTGTGTTGGATAGAATTGTGAACTACACTCCTGACATGTCTCATTCTGAAGTGGAAAAGGCCTTCAAAAAGGCCTTCAAGGTCTGGTCTGATGTGACTCCTCTGAGTTTCACCAGAATCCACGATGGCACTGCTGACATCATGATATCTTTTGGAACTAAAGGTAAAGATGGGGAATCATTTCGAAACATGCTAATATATGAATCCTTTCTCGTTCTCATGTTTTATTCCTTTCACCAGTCACTCATCATTTTCAAAGCGCTTAATGAAATTCTGCCAGCCCCTGCTAAACCAGGCACCACTGTGTATAATGGGATTCTAATTCTTGATTCTGTGCCCAGAACATGGTGACTTCTACCCATTTGATGGACCTTCTGGCCTTCTGGCACATGCTTTTCCTCCTGGACCAAACTATGGAGGGGATGCCCATTTTGATGATGATGAGACCTGGACGAGCAGTTCCAAAGGTAATCTTCCTTGTAAAGACTGAGCTCACATGGTATCAGACCTGGGCTACTGACACAGTTAGAAAGCACACGAGTAAACTGAATTTactgtttgattatattttctaaaataacaaaaagtataTTTTGCACTTACCAAGTTTTTTTACaaatcattaaatttgaataaattataTGATATTTGTTATTGTGGCTTCAAGGACAATCCCTTTGAAGTGGGGtcaaatgttttctcttttattcatgGTTTTGTTTCTTAGTCTTGATTACAGTTTTGCCTGTTAAAGAAGTatagtttattataaatatatgtcTAAAAACCATTAGGCTGGATCTGTGCTTCACAACTATACTGGATGTTAATTGAAATGGTTTTTTTCTTGGCTGAAATATTAATGTTAAGTTCAGCCAAACTTCTTTTCTTCATTGGGCATGTTACTTGTCTCGGACTTTTCTACGACCTTCACTGACAAATACCGCTTCGTGAAAGCAATGGAACATCTTATTCCAAATAGCTAGCAGGCAGAAGTTGCACAGAAACTGCTGTGGCTACCACCCTCGGCTATTTCTTGTCTTTAACAGCACAAATTAAGTGTGATATTAAGTTACCAACAAAAACCTCATATTATTCAAAGTAGGATTTAGCTTTGGAACAGAGATCCTTAGTTAGGACAATTAAGAACAATCTTCATAGAAGTTgggattattatttattatttacttaaatAAGATGGCAGCCATGGtgatgtatgcctgtaatccaagctcctgtaatctcaggaggctgaagatagatcatgaatttgagtccagcctgagaTGTATAAGGAGATTCTGtatcaaaaaaatcaagtaaatatGAAtgcgaatgaatgaatgaataggatACCTGCTCCTTCGAGGGTAAAACTGGCCCATTTTCAGTAGATCCCTCTCCAATGCTTTTAATCAGTCCctataggggaagaggatgattTGCATATTCATGTTCTTTATCTCGTGGGAAAGAGCGGGTTTACTGAGAAGAACCTCTGACATTGCTAAGGAAAAGTCACAGCAAACCTCAGATTCAGACTCTTACAGAAGTCACACGTTTGATATGGTTAGttgaaataattgaaaatatACAGGACAAAAGCTCTGGGTTAAGCGTTCAGATAAAGGCCTAGAACGGGGAACCACTACTAGTCACTGCAATAATTATTGAACATTCCGATCATGTGACCTTTGATTGCCCTATAATTGGCAAGTTAGTTCGCTTTCTTTGTATATTTGCTCTGATAACAAAGTATATTTAGTGAACAAATAAGACACTAGCTCAAGCTCCTCCTCGCCTATCTTTCTTGAGAAAATcctttttgtggtgctggagattgagcccagggcctttGTGCATACCAGGCACGTGTTCTACTATTGAGATACATCCCTAACCCTGCTCcccaccacacactcacacacaatttaaaataatagtcTAAAAGAGTTGttagaggaaaaatgaaaatatagcgACATGTTCATTATCTCTCTTAATAACGGCTTAAGCTAAAGCTAGAGCTTTGCAGGACCTTAGTGAACTCCATATAGCGGATTCCAGATCGTTGCTGTCCACTCCCTTAACCTgaacagaaaagacaaaaataaaaaatctttactGACTACTAATTACCTGAGGACAATCCATTTGCATTGCTGTAGGTAAATGATTCTCATGGTTTTCTCATggtttcttgctttctttacaGGCTACAACTTGTTTCTTGTTGCTGCCCATGAGCTTGGACACTCGCTAGGTCTGGATCACTCCAAGGACCCAGGGGCCCTGATGTTTCCCATCTACACCTACACTGGCAAAAGCCACTTCATGCTTCCTGATGACGATGTTCAAGGAATCCAGTCTCTCTACGGTAACC
This is a stretch of genomic DNA from Meriones unguiculatus strain TT.TT164.6M chromosome 1, Bangor_MerUng_6.1, whole genome shotgun sequence. It encodes these proteins:
- the Mmp13 gene encoding collagenase 3 produces the protein MRSAILATAAFFLLSWTHCWSLPLPNSDDDDDDLSEEDLDFAEHYLKSYYHPVTLAGILKKSAVTSTVDRLREMQSFFGLEVTGKLDEPTLDIMRKPRCGVPDVGEYNVFPRTLKWSQTNLTYRIVNYTPDMSHSEVEKAFKKAFKVWSDVTPLSFTRIHDGTADIMISFGTKEHGDFYPFDGPSGLLAHAFPPGPNYGGDAHFDDDETWTSSSKGYNLFLVAAHELGHSLGLDHSKDPGALMFPIYTYTGKSHFMLPDDDVQGIQSLYGPGDEDPDDRKHPKTPEKCDPALSLDAITSLRGETMIFKDRFFWRLHPQQVEAELFLTKSFWPELPNHVDAAYEHPSRDLMFIFRGRKFWALSGYDILEGYPKKISELGFPKEVKRLSAAVHFEDAGKTLFFSGNQVWRYDDANQTMDKDYPRFIEDEFPGIGDKVDAVYEKNGYLYFFNGPIQFEYSIWSKRIVRVMPTNSLLWC